AATGTGCAGGGCATACCTTGGGACCATCCCTCTGCAGTGGCTCCGAGGACTTGGTTTTCCACCTACAAAGACAGAAGGAGGCTGAACTATGGACCTTCACGGCATTTGCCTCCAGGAAGGGCATAACTAAAGcattaaacattttaattaaaaagtattctttagctggccctatgagcagcaggatttattaatattaatgttataatgattgtttttaatatagaacattattataatattgcctatttttaatggttttaatgtttttaaaggtttaatattgttgtacgccactcagagactACTGGtgatggtgcagctaaaaaatcttgtaaataaaaaaaataaaacaataaataaactggCAGTCCATGGGGCAGCAGCTTCTCCCAACCCTGAAAGGCTCCAAACCAGGGGTGGCCCATCCTGGGCTTTTCCCTGCTCACCCCTGGCCTGTTCTGCCTCAGGCGCATCGCAGAGGAGAGATTCCCAGGAACAGCTGCCCCCTGGGAGACACGCTCCATGGTGGGGAGCCTTAGAGCCCCTCACTTACGTGCCCACATTCGAAGCCCCTCGATCGCTCGGCTGGCTCTGTCCTGGAGGGCGACCCTTCCTCTGCAAACAACGACAGCTTCCGTTAATGCCTCTGGGCTAACATCTACTCCCACTGTGGCCAGAGTAGGTGTGGAGCAGAGGCTCCCCTCCTGTTCTGAAACCCAGCCTCGTGCAACTCTTGAAGGCAGGGCAGCCTCAAGAAGCAAAGGGAGGCGATGGGTGGGTGCCCCCgtatccctcctttcccctccccccaagatGAAACGGGGGGCTATGCAGGAACAGCACGTCTCCCTCCCCGCTCAGGGTCACCCACCTTTCTGGGGATGGGGCTTCCCTGCTggctcatctcctcctccatgggcTTCGTGCGCTGGtcagggaggagaggagagagagcgtCAGGAGGAAAAGCAGGTGagctcacactcactcacaccacaccacaccacaccacagagagagagagagagagagagagagagagagagagaggctctgtCTGCATTGAAGCCGTTTAGGCCCCACTTGCAGGAAAAGGCTCCTCGGGATaaaataaaggagagagagagagagaaaacaagcccCATCTCCCTTCTACCTTCATGGGTGGGACTTCATGGGGCAGCCGGGCAGCCGATCTCTTGCCATCAGAAAACAGAAGCTTGGCCtgtggagaaaggaaaggggcagACGTGTCTGTCGGGAAAGAAGCTCCAAGGCAACCGAAGACCCAGCCCCCTCTTGAACAGCCACGTTGAGCAGCTGCAGAACCCCTGTGAGAGGCAAGGCCTGAACCCCCTGCAGCTGGGCACTGCAGGGCCCTAAACACACAACACCCCACCCGGTTGATTTCTCAGCATCCCAGCGATGCAcattttaccaccaccaccaccaccaccaccacgggaATCCGAAAGCTAATCAAAGCCCTGCAAGCAATGGGTGTGGCATGATGTCCCCCAGGAGCCGGAGTGGACTTCCAAGGAGCAGGGAAGGAAATGAGGTGCTGGGGAATCCTTCACCCCAGATGAAGCCTTTCTGTTGTTGAGCAGTGGTGTGTTTCGTCCCCCCCCCGCGACCCACAGCCAGGACACAATCCAAGGCAGAGGCAGCTCCTGCAACCCCCTTTCCAGCTGCCCTCCCAGAGCTCCTGCCCTCTTGCTTGAGtggttgcccccccccacctgttcCAGACAGCTCCGGCAAGTCTCACGGATGAGCTGCTCCACGTCCACGTCTTCCCCGACATTCTCTCGGACATTGCCTGCCGCCTTCTGGAAGAACTGGAAAAAGGGAACAGCCCGGCTGTGGAACGGACCAGAGCCACCTCCCGCAACACGCGGCCCCTCCCCAACTGGCTTTTTGTTTCTGCAGCAGGCGGCAGGCCAACACAGCAAATATCATCCTCATGAGCTGCAGCCCCCCCCTTGGGCTCCCCCTCCTTGAGCGGACCCTGCTTTTCTCTCCGGCCTCCCTGAGGGGCTGCCGGCAGGATTGCTCAGCCCACGGCCACCTTCCCAAGGCTGTCAGTCCAAACAGCTCCGGCTTGGCTCTTGCAGCGCTTACCTTCATGTATCGACCAAACACCGTTCGGATCTCCTCGTTGATGCTGGGCTGCAGAACGGCTCGCAGGAGGTCCATTGAAACCACGGGGTCTGTGAAGCTGAGGCAGGAGAGGACTGGCTAGCAGCTGAGCCGACCACCCGGCATCCCCCCGAGCTGGCTGAGTCTTGAGTTTGGCAGCCATCCCTCCTCCAGCTGCCCAGCCCCTGCTCTGAAACCAGCCTTTCTGGCTTCTGCAAGCTCGGCTTGCCTTTGCAAAGACTGGCGTCCAGCCCCAAATGCAAGCTTAGAGGCTGGCTGTTCAGGGCTGGAATGCAAAGTCAGAAGCGGCCGGAAATGAGCAACTCAAGAGCACGGGGTGGGGGGGCTCCTCCCATGGGGTCCATCTCAGCTGTTCACTGACATCTGCAAATTCTTAGAATTTATGAAGTGCTCATTAAAGTATTTGGTGTTTCACATAGGTATTATCTTTGTTATTAGTGACTTCAAACAATGAACTCTGCAGGAAAATGCAATCTGCAGGCCACAATCCATTGGAAACAGAGGATCCAGAAAGAAAGATGTTACCATGGAAAGAGACCGACAGCATTTTTCCTCAATGTGCTCCATGCAGGGTTTTCAGACAACCTGATTTGGTCGGATCGTGGCAAGAAGCCGCAGAGATGGGGCCGAGGGGTGTATGAAATTAACACGGGAGGAAAGGACAAGGTGCAAATTTCCACCGGTGCCGTCAGGGGAAAGGAGAGCGGAGGGTGGCCCCCGTTTCTTGGGGTCAGGGATATGACATGGGCTTCCCTCCAGCTCTGTCGGTTGGAAGGATTCCCCCCCTCCTCAAACCCAGgctctccagcagcagcagcagcagagagatcagggagggagggagtgagggTCTGTGATTCCGATGGGCATTTCCCTCTCTGTGTAATGCATGGCATCTCCccgtgtggggtgggggggaaacaccATGGAACCCCCCCTCCCAGGGGCAGAGCTCCAGCTcggcctcccttcccccccccccggtcatccTCAGGCGGCCTCTATCGCCACCCGGcgtgtaaagggggggggaggggcgccggccaagcctccctccctcccccccggaAGGAGGGGGATGGGCGCTCTCACCTGCTCATCATCTGCGACCGCCGCCCCCGCCGCTGCACCAGCCGGTGCTTGATCATGATGTTCCAGGGGctctgcgtgggggggggggaagaggagggaagagggggggggaaagcgcCGCTCAGCCAGGGCACAGCCGCCGGACCCCcgcagcccccccaccccgccctctGGAGGCagaccctcccccctcccccccgccccctcccccccccggcacccCGGGCATCCCTCACCGAGGCGCCCGCCCCCCGCGCCGAAGGCAGGtccccgtcctcctcctcctcctcctccaagtccTCGCCCTCCCCtccctcggcggcggcggcggcagcaacagcGACTaagtcttcttcctcctcctcctcttcctcctcgtcctcctcttcctctccgcGCTCGGCCTCCGGCTGCTCCATCTCGCGGGCGgcccccatcctcctcctcctcctccctccctccctccgcacGGAGCGCTCGCAAGGCTGGCCCCGCCCCCTCCCGGGGCGACGTCATCGCCCGGCGCCCGACCCGGAAGAGAGGCCTCCGCGGGCGTCGCCTGGCAACGGGAGAGGGCGGGCGCCgaggtcctttttttttttaacccccgGCGGCGGgccgaggcgcttcggggccgcTGCCATCCCACACCCGGCCTTCCCGGAGGGCTGGAGACCAAGGGCGCCCCGGGGCATGGGCAGAGTTTAGgccaagggtgtgtgtgggggggctgggCTCCAGGCCTGACCCCGCCGTGGCCGGGGAGGCGGCGGGGGCTCTTTCCTTCTGCGCCCCCGGTTGTGGGCCTCCAGTCCGGAGAGCTGGTTTTGGGGCCCCTGATGGAGGGACTTCCCTCGTGGCTTCTCCTCTCCCTTCAGTCCGTCGTTCTAAGCAGGAAACCTTGCCCCGCAGGCCCCTGAGCTGGTAGATCACCAGGCTAGCCCCGCGGTGtctttattttgccttctttttaaaaggtttcctGTCCGTGGTGGAACCAAGTTGCCCTGCAGGCCGTGGTTCTCCAACTGGGGTCCCGAGATCTCCTTGGACTGcgattcccagaaatcctggccagcacagcgggCATTTTGTGTCACTCAGCCTCCTTCAAAGGTGGATGGCTGTAGCAGAAGCTGCCTGAAACAAGTTGCAAAGAAGAGCTGCTTTGCAATTTCCTCTCCTCGCTCTATTGATTCCTGTCTGGTTGGCTAAAAACTGAATTCACTTGAGGACACCCGGCCTACGCTGTGGATTCACTTCAGATGAAAGTGCAGCAgaacctttttttcctgctgtataGTCTTACCCATCCTCTGTGTGCTGTACGCCTAGAACATGGAGACTCCGTTCAGCTGTTACAGATAGAGCTGTAATGTTCACTAAGTTTGTTTACATTTTCTCAAAGGACAACAGCATTGTTTTGCCCCTCAGCTTGCAATTGTAGCTGATAATGCTGCCCAGAAACACAAAGCAAGGGAAATTCTCATGCTTTTAGTTTCATAAGTTAAGTcgggttgtttttaaaaaaggaaaggtttGAAGGCTTTTCTactcttaatattttaataagGAAAGAAATCCAGGGAGCACTTGAGTGATTTTCATGAACAAAATCTTACCACCTTTGGCAAAGGAATAATTGTCTGTCATCAATTTGAATGGAGGACAAATTTCCCTGGTTTTTCTTGTACATACTGGGGTTTCCTCGTTCCTCTTCCTGAAGGTGCTATGAAACTACTGTGCaacctgcccaaggccacacaggtggcagggcatgtaACCCTCTTGGCCACACACACTCCAGGTGATCTCAGTTACTCTCCAggtggatttgaactcccagtcCCTGCggcactccaacccactgagctgtacTAGCTTTTAGTAAGGATGAAACTGCAATTTAAATGGAAGTGAACCCatgcatgaaagctcacatgaaaaacAGCAGTTAAGTCTCTAAAGTGGCgcaatgtttttgtcttattttttatttttattattttttgcatgatattctatttatttatttatttatttgatttatttgatttatatcccgcccatctggtctggtcgaccactctgggcggctagtcttctagcacagactaacatgcccACTTCTTCTAAACTGCAGTTTGAATAATTATTTAGTTCTAAATTGATGTGATAATCCTTCATCTGATCATAACTTAGGAAGCCGGAGCCTTGGGTTGAAAGTAAACTGATGGTAGCAGGGCTGTTAACAAAATGGCCTTCTGCAGGTCACTCATTTGTAGGTTCTCCTGAAGGTGGAGGTGATTTGTTGGCACATGAAGAGGACAACACAATGGCAGCCAACCCAAAAGCTGCCTTCCGCTGTGTCAGACCATTGGCTCTATCCAACCAAAGCATGTTGGCACCAACTGGCAGTAATGGCTCTTTGGGGCTGCCCCCCATCACTGGAGATATTGGGGGCAGAATCCGTGGAGGGCTTTCTGCAAAGAAAGCATTTGCTCTGCCTCATAAGCTACAGGGCAAATCATTTTGCAAATATTCTGAAAAATATCCCTAGGAAGCATGAGTTAAGTCAGCCTTTAGCACTTGCTTGTCTGAATCTTCAGTTTAAAAGATATTGATTTAAATCAGTCCACTCCGTTTGGTAAGGGAAAAGTCCTTCCTGTATATTTGTACATGTTTTCagagagtggtatttgttcctggTTTGATTTGATAGGAATGCCTGTAGCCAAGCTAAGAGCTATTTCTTCCCTGTTTATCATGTTGCTTGcttatatgccacttttccacCTTTGTGCAATCGTCAGTGACTTTTTTGTCTTCAGGGAAATGTCTTAAATAGATCTGAACTGACATCTGGCGCCCACATGCTGCAAGGAGCAGAATAAACAAGAGCAGCAAGCAGCTGGCTTGCATCAGTCCTGCTGAAACCCCTTCCGGCTGCTCTGTCCACAGCTGAATAAGTGCCCCAGTTTCATGCAATAATGTGACtttagatcagtggctcccaacctttttcaagtcatggCCCCCTTTTTAATAGCCAGGTAACCTGTGACTTCCTTCCCaggtttgcataaaaaggcatttttaatggggtcaagtcatctcttctcagaaagtagagacttctttcttccccaaagggcctgtttctcatacacgCTAACTTTTAATATCTCACtcgaaaggtcaaggaagacatTCTTGAATGAGGGTTACGACACATAAACAGATGACACATAACAGATGACCAAGGTTCTCTTTAAGATGCATGCTCCTTCTGCACAGCATTTCTCCTCCACATTCTGACAGCGACTGTTTTCAGCCCCTTGGGTTCTGATTGTGACAGGACCCCCGGGTGGGTGTTGCATGTGCATGTGGGGGCTGAAGTCCCACGCATGAGAGGCAAAGCCCTGTCCAGTGAGGCTGAAAATTGGTGGGAACGTTGCCTGTGAcccctcagaaaacactttgcaacccccttaGAGGTCACGGCCCCCATTTGGGAACCCCTGCTTTTGATTTTGCAGTATTCATTGCCTCCATTTTGCACATGCTCTCCATCCTGGGCAGGTTGGTATCGGACAAGGAGCCTGGTGAAGTTTAGCTCTCAGCAGTGGCTGGGGTGGGGAGGTATCACCCAAAGATTCTTTGCAGCTCGTTCAGTACTGGTCTCTTGGGAGAGGAGCGCTGGTAGGGGCTGAAGGCAGCGCATTGTCGTGCCATTCTAGACGAGGGAGTGGATTTCTCTGCCGCAGCTCACAGACCCTGCGGCAGTACCTCTGAGGGGAGCCCCTTTTGCCTGTGGGGTGAGCATTCTGCGTAGGCTGCCACAACTCCTGTCAAGTGATGGAAAGCTCTTCTGCTATCCTCCGGAACTGCTTTCAGAAAACACATTTCGATAAACTTCAGAATAACACCACAAGGCATTAGGCAGAGTTGCAGAGTTCCTCACACACGTGCCATCTTTATTTGGAGTATCCTTCTGTTAGGAAAGggtaaaaaaaatccatctgaaGAGGGGAGGCAACTCTACTTGGAACACCCGAGACTGGGAatgtgaaaagaagaagaccagacatgagatggacggactccctaaggATGCCACAGGCTtggctttgcaagagctgagccgggcAGTTGAGGACTGTTTCTGGGATGGCTCATTTgcaggggttgccataagtcccagctgacttgacggcacataacagccACAACACAACTGTTTGATGCTATCCAGCTCTCCTTGTACCTTTACTGTTCTTGGAAAAGTCCTTGGAGAAGAGCGGCTGGATGGAACCAGGTCTCTGTGGTACTTTCACAAAGGCTGTCG
This sequence is a window from Pogona vitticeps strain Pit_001003342236 chromosome 4, PviZW2.1, whole genome shotgun sequence. Protein-coding genes within it:
- the DNTTIP1 gene encoding deoxynucleotidyltransferase terminal-interacting protein 1, coding for MGAAREMEQPEAERGEEEEDEEEEEEEEEDLVAVAAAAAAEGGEGEDLEEEEEEDGDLPSARGAGASSPWNIMIKHRLVQRRGRRSQMMSSFTDPVVSMDLLRAVLQPSINEEIRTVFGRYMKFFQKAAGNVRENVGEDVDVEQLIRETCRSCLEQAKLLFSDGKRSAARLPHEVPPMKRTKPMEEEMSQQGSPIPRKRKGRPPGQSQPSDRGASNVGTWKTKSSEPLQRDGPKWDPLRITEATAFVLGSRANKALGMGGTRGRLYIKHPHLFKYAADAQDKHWLAEQQHMRATGGKMAYLLLEEDIQHLAASDEYRGSPELKLDELKPFTPPPWMIVKMRKFMDNLRGEGEPQPPVPLEATQET